One part of the Arachidicoccus terrestris genome encodes these proteins:
- a CDS encoding slipin family protein, whose protein sequence is MKKVNVASYQIGLLFKGKELVKILREGVYWVWSTRKIELLTKTAEVKSSVITLDLLLRNETLAAMVDVIDVKDGELVLLFEKGIFQAVLTAGQYAYWKGQLDRAFERVDFSKVTIEATINSAVLENVKLKSYVRKLTVANQHKGMLFLDGKLSTILDAGTYYYWNNAISMEVKMVDTRIQQMEVSGQELLSRDKASLRINFYIRYEVVDIMKAVIENKEYDKQLYILVQLALREFVGAMTLDELLIRKSEVGTAMTGLLSEKATSLGVQIIDAGIRDVILTGEMKEIMNQVLIAEKKAQAKIIMRREETASTRSMLNTAKMMEENTMLWKLKEMEYIERIADKIGAISLSGNSNIIGQLKDIFVK, encoded by the coding sequence ATGAAAAAAGTAAATGTTGCTTCTTACCAGATCGGGTTGCTCTTTAAGGGTAAAGAACTGGTTAAAATTTTACGGGAAGGAGTCTATTGGGTTTGGAGCACCAGAAAGATTGAACTCTTAACAAAAACAGCAGAAGTAAAAAGTTCTGTTATAACGTTAGATCTACTACTTAGAAATGAGACACTGGCCGCTATGGTAGATGTAATCGATGTAAAGGACGGAGAACTGGTATTGCTTTTTGAGAAGGGAATTTTTCAGGCCGTACTGACTGCGGGCCAATATGCCTATTGGAAAGGGCAGTTGGATCGGGCCTTTGAAAGGGTTGATTTTTCGAAGGTAACTATTGAGGCTACCATTAATAGCGCGGTTTTGGAAAATGTGAAGCTAAAAAGCTATGTCAGAAAACTTACTGTGGCTAACCAGCATAAAGGGATGTTGTTCCTTGATGGTAAATTATCAACTATATTGGACGCCGGAACATACTATTATTGGAATAATGCTATTTCAATGGAGGTTAAGATGGTGGATACGAGAATTCAGCAAATGGAGGTTTCCGGTCAGGAATTGCTCTCCAGGGACAAGGCCAGCCTTAGAATTAATTTCTATATCCGGTATGAAGTCGTGGACATCATGAAAGCTGTCATTGAAAACAAAGAATATGATAAGCAATTATATATCCTTGTTCAACTGGCCTTGAGGGAGTTTGTGGGCGCGATGACCCTGGATGAACTTTTGATCAGAAAAAGCGAAGTCGGCACTGCAATGACTGGCCTTTTGTCCGAAAAAGCAACTTCCCTGGGCGTGCAAATTATCGACGCTGGTATCAGAGATGTTATTCTTACCGGTGAGATGAAGGAAATCATGAACCAGGTGCTGATTGCAGAGAAAAAAGCCCAGGCCAAGATTATTATGCGAAGGGAAGAAACCGCTTCTACCAGAAGCATGCTCAATACGGCAAAAATGATGGAGGAGAATACTATGCTCTGGAAATTGAAAGAGATGGAATATATTGAAAGGATCGCTGATAAGATAGGTGCTATTTCTCTTTCCGGAAATAGTAATATCATTGGTCAACTAAAAGATATCTTTGTAAAATAG
- a CDS encoding SusC/RagA family TonB-linked outer membrane protein: protein MVKLCSSLLLFLLLLSAGAYAQNSVSGIVRSSSKEVLSGASVSVINTQTGNKRSAVTNESGIFKFTDLPVGGPYSFIVSYVGMKSDTLTGYMVKEHSKIALSVILHDQASSLSDLIVIGYGKERREDLSSAVATVNDIAKVKERPVMDVQNMLQGQVPGVTVVANGGSPTNTPSVTIRGVGSKGAENVLYVVDGVPNAPYNPSDVTSITVLKDAASAAIYGAFAGSAGVILITTKQATEGKTSVSYDGFVGIKNAWRTPQSLTAAQQAMVSNLADKNAGLPLLDGWDSTRNPDVFQTRTDWIGSVFRTGITNRNTITINSGTDKFSSLFQAREENNQGTLLNTYNKNISLRYSGKYTFNDHFTFKQQVFWNNNDSRGTETSSGYSGVILSAIYMPRSATVYYPDGSFGGVGPRNSPYLGIFGDAINPVGTLLRNQAYNKTTNILSVSELDVNKIFPGLDFLSRFSYNQSNWLNKNFTPARTEPGKPNDQNSLAYATDKNFNWIWENTLNYNKSFNKHRIGLMASTTIQEYSDRGFGTAARGFNNEADWAQYFVNAGIFDQDHPTDYYINDRNLSYVGRASYSWNNRYFMTASYRYDKADRLASGYRGKGFPGLTAAWKLSSEPFFNVKGIDLLKFRASWGRIGNISSVGYYYGYPALTQNTVYQIGNESPLSNGLYLASAFNPQLSWETSQQTDIGIDLSFLNNRLAITGDYFNKETFDLIQQQTSGWPSTYGVSAPLINQGKIRNTGFEFSGQWHDKIGQVGYSIGGNIATLKNRVIYIDGNPGSVWTHGDSWRSGLIRPYQSTVGQPYYSYWLIKTDGIFQTDEQAENYVAGNGNRIQPFAKAGDLKFVDNNDDGVIDDNDRVFMGAAFPKLTYAFNFNVSYKKFDLSLFFQGVGGVKLFNAFKESTLNASEQGYNRWDKILDAWSPTNTGSNIPIISASDNNKNFATPSDWYLESGDFLRLKNLSLAYTFTLPRDIHLKVYFSGDNLLTFTKYSGMDPEVGGIGLDGGQYPVSRVFSFGVNLKF from the coding sequence ATGGTAAAATTATGCAGCAGCCTTTTATTATTCCTGCTCCTTCTAAGTGCGGGAGCTTATGCACAAAATTCCGTTTCAGGAATTGTACGGTCCTCTTCGAAAGAAGTTCTTTCCGGCGCATCAGTATCGGTAATCAACACACAAACGGGCAACAAACGCTCTGCAGTCACAAATGAGTCGGGAATTTTTAAATTCACCGATCTACCCGTGGGAGGCCCTTACAGCTTTATTGTCTCTTATGTTGGCATGAAGTCCGATACCTTAACCGGCTATATGGTAAAGGAGCATTCAAAGATTGCATTATCTGTTATTCTGCATGACCAGGCTTCTTCTTTAAGCGATTTGATCGTCATTGGCTACGGTAAAGAGAGGCGGGAGGATTTATCCTCTGCGGTTGCAACTGTAAATGATATCGCGAAAGTGAAAGAACGTCCTGTTATGGACGTTCAGAATATGCTGCAGGGGCAAGTCCCGGGGGTCACAGTAGTCGCTAATGGGGGAAGCCCTACGAATACCCCTTCGGTTACCATCCGCGGCGTAGGCTCCAAAGGAGCGGAAAATGTACTGTATGTCGTAGACGGGGTTCCGAATGCACCATATAATCCTTCGGATGTCACTTCTATAACCGTATTAAAAGATGCCGCGTCTGCGGCCATATATGGTGCCTTTGCCGGATCCGCAGGCGTTATCCTCATTACCACAAAGCAGGCGACCGAAGGCAAGACCTCTGTTTCTTACGATGGATTTGTTGGCATAAAGAACGCCTGGAGAACACCACAATCGCTGACAGCCGCCCAGCAGGCCATGGTCTCTAACCTCGCGGACAAAAATGCAGGCTTACCCCTGTTAGACGGTTGGGATTCAACCCGTAATCCGGATGTGTTTCAAACAAGAACCGATTGGATCGGGTCTGTTTTCAGAACAGGCATTACCAACCGCAATACAATAACGATCAATTCCGGGACAGATAAATTCTCCTCTCTATTTCAGGCGCGTGAAGAAAATAATCAAGGAACATTGCTCAATACGTACAACAAAAACATCTCTTTACGCTATAGCGGCAAGTATACTTTTAATGACCATTTCACGTTCAAGCAACAGGTTTTCTGGAATAATAACGATTCAAGAGGGACAGAGACCTCAAGTGGTTACAGCGGTGTCATACTATCAGCCATCTATATGCCCCGTTCCGCAACTGTGTATTATCCGGATGGGAGTTTCGGCGGGGTCGGGCCCAGAAACTCTCCTTACTTAGGCATTTTTGGTGATGCCATTAATCCTGTAGGAACACTTCTCAGAAACCAGGCTTACAATAAGACAACCAATATCCTGTCTGTGTCGGAACTGGACGTAAATAAAATCTTCCCGGGATTGGATTTCCTGTCCAGATTTTCTTACAACCAGTCAAACTGGTTGAATAAAAATTTTACGCCTGCCAGAACTGAACCCGGCAAACCCAATGACCAGAATTCACTTGCATACGCAACCGATAAGAATTTTAACTGGATATGGGAAAACACATTGAATTACAATAAGTCCTTCAACAAACATCGCATCGGATTAATGGCCTCAACAACCATACAGGAATACTCAGACAGAGGTTTCGGAACGGCCGCCCGTGGATTCAACAATGAAGCGGATTGGGCACAGTACTTCGTGAATGCGGGTATTTTTGATCAGGATCACCCGACGGACTATTACATCAATGACAGGAACCTGTCCTATGTGGGCCGGGCTTCCTACAGCTGGAATAACCGGTATTTTATGACTGCCAGCTACCGCTATGATAAAGCAGACCGGCTCGCCAGCGGTTACAGGGGAAAGGGCTTTCCGGGGTTGACCGCAGCCTGGAAACTAAGCTCAGAGCCGTTCTTTAACGTAAAAGGAATAGACCTTCTAAAATTCCGTGCAAGCTGGGGCCGCATCGGCAATATCAGTTCTGTCGGTTATTATTACGGTTACCCGGCACTGACCCAGAATACGGTCTATCAGATCGGTAATGAGTCTCCGCTGTCAAATGGATTATACTTGGCAAGCGCCTTTAACCCTCAACTGTCATGGGAGACATCCCAGCAAACCGATATAGGTATTGACCTTTCATTTTTGAATAATAGACTGGCGATTACCGGAGATTATTTTAATAAGGAAACATTTGATCTTATTCAACAACAGACATCAGGCTGGCCTTCCACTTACGGCGTATCGGCTCCCCTGATCAATCAGGGCAAGATCAGAAATACCGGCTTTGAATTCAGTGGTCAGTGGCACGACAAGATCGGCCAGGTCGGTTACAGTATAGGCGGTAATATAGCTACGTTAAAAAACAGGGTCATTTATATTGACGGGAATCCAGGCTCGGTATGGACACACGGAGATAGCTGGCGCAGCGGCCTGATCAGGCCTTATCAGTCGACCGTAGGACAACCTTATTATTCTTACTGGTTAATTAAAACAGACGGCATTTTCCAGACAGATGAACAGGCGGAAAACTATGTAGCCGGAAACGGAAACCGTATTCAGCCTTTTGCAAAAGCGGGTGACCTGAAATTTGTAGACAATAATGATGATGGTGTTATTGACGATAATGACAGGGTGTTTATGGGGGCCGCATTTCCAAAACTAACCTACGCCTTCAATTTTAATGTAAGTTATAAGAAATTCGATCTAAGCCTATTCTTTCAGGGTGTAGGAGGTGTTAAACTGTTTAATGCGTTTAAAGAATCTACGCTGAATGCTTCTGAGCAGGGCTACAACAGGTGGGATAAAATATTGGATGCCTGGTCACCTACTAATACAGGCTCAAATATTCCAATTATTTCTGCCTCCGACAATAATAAAAACTTCGCGACACCGTCTGACTGGTATTTGGAAAGTGGCGATTTTTTAAGGTTAAAAAACCTCTCTCTTGCATACACTTTTACACTTCCCAGGGACATCCATCTCAAGGTTTATTTTAGTGGCGACAACCTCCTCACCTTCACAAAGTATAGTGGCATGGACCCCGAAGTCGGCGGTATCGGACTTGACGGTGGGCAGTACCCCGTTTCGCGCGTATTTTCTTTTGGCGTTAACCTTAAATTTTAA
- a CDS encoding RagB/SusD family nutrient uptake outer membrane protein, whose protein sequence is MYKAKCLTISSIMLFAALLLNACKKDWIDTKPNGTPTVAFFWKTNEDIQNAVKAMYAPFANESTWGRDLFWMQIAGDDLIVGRSNANANNIKNLIPSGREGYMAQGWVDLYHMINMANQVIQGAPTATEASDSIKNQALGEAYFIRGFAHFWVAYLWGSDKQGVPFDGPENAEYGNRIPPQSATVMDDYKQIIQDLQKAADLLPYFEQYSSGDYGRAHKVAAWGYMVKTYAYWAQYDASKWALIPKLCDSIKNQGHRALITGKGSGLANYQAVFKIENNWSPEYIWSVNSGVLGGSEFPGVVLENKGWGTYNGWGYFQPTEELYDAFEPNDPRRQVTILSYGDKFTFFGQSRQYFSTNSLSGFQINKYMEPYSYGSDGKSSTNLMVNQNGDYPTTRLNLPLMRYAEILLFKAEAYLQMNQPQLAAAPLNEIRERVGLKAITSPDMDDLKHERRCELACEWTDRFADLKRWRDFDKINAAQHGRAYTNKSDPNSDYTIYEVWPARSFDPNKDMVWPINPDEILNSAGAYKQNAGW, encoded by the coding sequence ATGTATAAAGCAAAATGTCTTACAATATCCTCGATAATGCTGTTTGCCGCACTACTGTTGAATGCGTGTAAAAAAGACTGGATAGATACGAAACCCAACGGAACGCCTACTGTCGCTTTCTTCTGGAAAACCAATGAGGACATCCAAAATGCGGTCAAGGCGATGTATGCGCCCTTTGCAAATGAATCTACCTGGGGAAGAGACTTGTTTTGGATGCAAATAGCCGGAGATGATCTTATTGTCGGCAGATCCAATGCCAATGCAAACAATATTAAAAATCTTATTCCCTCAGGCAGAGAAGGTTATATGGCTCAGGGCTGGGTGGATTTATACCACATGATCAACATGGCGAATCAGGTGATACAAGGCGCACCAACCGCCACTGAAGCCAGCGATTCAATTAAAAACCAGGCATTGGGCGAGGCGTATTTTATCAGGGGCTTCGCGCATTTCTGGGTAGCCTATTTATGGGGATCAGACAAGCAGGGCGTCCCGTTTGACGGGCCGGAAAATGCAGAATATGGAAACAGGATACCTCCTCAGTCAGCAACCGTCATGGATGACTATAAACAGATAATACAGGATCTGCAAAAAGCCGCAGACCTGCTGCCCTATTTTGAGCAATACAGTTCCGGCGATTATGGCCGTGCACATAAGGTTGCGGCCTGGGGCTATATGGTCAAAACATATGCATATTGGGCTCAATATGACGCCAGTAAATGGGCACTTATACCCAAACTGTGTGATAGCATTAAAAACCAGGGGCACAGAGCACTTATCACCGGAAAAGGCAGTGGGCTCGCCAACTACCAGGCAGTTTTTAAAATCGAAAATAACTGGAGTCCTGAATACATATGGTCAGTGAATTCCGGTGTTCTCGGAGGGTCCGAATTCCCGGGCGTCGTCCTCGAAAACAAAGGTTGGGGTACTTATAATGGGTGGGGGTATTTTCAGCCGACAGAGGAACTCTATGATGCATTTGAGCCAAACGATCCACGCCGGCAAGTGACTATATTGTCCTACGGAGATAAGTTTACTTTCTTTGGTCAGTCCCGCCAATACTTCTCAACGAACAGTCTTTCCGGGTTCCAGATAAATAAGTACATGGAGCCATACAGCTACGGCAGTGACGGTAAAAGCTCTACAAACTTAATGGTCAACCAGAACGGGGATTACCCGACAACAAGGCTGAACCTTCCGCTAATGCGATATGCAGAAATCTTGCTATTCAAGGCAGAGGCCTATCTACAGATGAATCAGCCCCAACTTGCCGCTGCTCCTTTAAACGAAATACGGGAAAGAGTCGGCCTGAAAGCCATCACCAGTCCAGACATGGATGACCTGAAACATGAACGCCGCTGTGAACTCGCCTGCGAATGGACAGACCGGTTCGCCGATTTAAAGCGTTGGAGGGATTTTGACAAAATTAATGCAGCACAGCATGGCCGTGCCTACACAAATAAATCAGATCCGAATTCAGACTATACGATTTATGAGGTATGGCCTGCCCGTAGTTTCGACCCCAACAAAGACATGGTTTGGCCCATTAACCCTGATGAAATCCTAAACAGCGCCGGCGCCTATAAGCAAAATGCCGGCTGGTAA
- a CDS encoding tyrosine-protein phosphatase encodes MKHLVLPLFLFLTAWMGSERILGQQPAIPLQGTFAFRDIGGYGAANGKRIKSGKLYRSALLADLTQEDLWILEAFKVSTIIDFRGPLEVNAYPDKVPEGARYIELAAGSEADTPDDWAAMAREMKTKTPEESDDGAETYYKNIAACGKRYKPMFETLLNTHKDSAVIFHCAGGKDRTGIAAALIEYVLGVSYENIHKDYLYSNVARKSYNEEIAQLLYLKYGVPIARARQYGLAKPQFIKACFNQINEQYGSVDKFLKKELDLNAEKMEQLRRLYLE; translated from the coding sequence ATGAAACACCTTGTATTACCCCTATTTTTATTCTTGACTGCATGGATGGGGTCCGAAAGAATACTGGGGCAACAGCCAGCCATCCCACTTCAGGGTACTTTTGCATTCAGGGATATTGGCGGCTACGGCGCAGCAAATGGGAAAAGAATAAAATCGGGCAAATTATACCGATCTGCTTTACTGGCTGACCTCACCCAGGAAGACCTCTGGATACTTGAAGCGTTTAAGGTGAGTACTATCATTGATTTTAGAGGGCCGTTGGAAGTTAACGCATATCCAGACAAGGTTCCGGAGGGCGCCAGGTATATCGAACTGGCAGCCGGCAGTGAAGCGGACACCCCTGATGATTGGGCGGCTATGGCAAGAGAAATGAAGACTAAAACGCCTGAAGAGTCTGATGACGGGGCAGAAACGTACTACAAAAACATTGCGGCGTGTGGTAAACGGTATAAGCCTATGTTCGAAACGCTACTAAATACCCATAAAGACAGTGCCGTCATTTTTCATTGCGCAGGAGGCAAGGATAGAACGGGAATCGCCGCCGCATTGATTGAATATGTTCTGGGTGTAAGCTATGAAAATATCCATAAAGACTATTTGTATTCAAATGTCGCAAGAAAAAGCTATAACGAAGAAATAGCTCAGTTACTTTATTTAAAATATGGTGTCCCTATAGCAAGAGCAAGACAATACGGGCTTGCAAAGCCCCAGTTTATCAAAGCTTGCTTTAATCAGATAAACGAACAATATGGCTCTGTTGACAAATTTCTAAAAAAGGAACTAGACTTGAATGCAGAAAAAATGGAACAACTCCGACGGCTGTATCTTGAATAG
- a CDS encoding diacylglycerol kinase catalytic domain-containing protein, with translation MKIEYAILVKNKTRLEVLIEKFNTKDQARFYIEHAGGNFTEYEKEHEQFHHCFREVQLQLSRLIKNKIIDREFLPSYIFAENNLIVVVGQDGLVANVAKYSKGLPIIAVNPDAQRYDGILLPCNSKNFMQAVASVLQDNYESKIMRFAEVRLNDGQSLLAVNDLFIGISSHVSARYKIRLGSREEMHSSSGIIVATKTGSTGWLSSIFNMASGLLKAKDVHYPVFREDDLFFVVREPYKSRSTQTGICGGRLKKGEKIFVESMMPSKGLIFSDGIEQDFLQFNSGAIAEIGLSEQTAQLVTGPSRRKNKN, from the coding sequence ATGAAAATAGAATACGCAATACTGGTAAAAAATAAGACCAGATTAGAAGTTCTGATTGAAAAATTCAATACAAAGGACCAAGCCAGGTTTTATATTGAACATGCCGGCGGCAACTTCACAGAATATGAAAAAGAACATGAGCAGTTCCATCACTGTTTCCGGGAAGTTCAGCTGCAGTTATCCAGGCTGATCAAAAACAAAATCATCGACAGGGAGTTTCTTCCCTCTTATATTTTCGCCGAGAACAATCTTATTGTTGTAGTTGGTCAGGATGGATTAGTGGCCAATGTCGCCAAATATTCAAAAGGACTGCCAATCATCGCCGTCAATCCAGATGCGCAGCGATATGATGGCATTCTGCTTCCCTGCAACTCAAAAAACTTTATGCAGGCAGTAGCATCCGTATTGCAGGATAATTATGAAAGCAAGATTATGAGGTTCGCGGAAGTCAGGCTTAATGACGGACAGTCCCTGCTAGCGGTTAATGATTTATTCATTGGTATTTCCTCGCATGTTTCGGCTCGATACAAGATCCGATTGGGCAGCCGGGAAGAAATGCATTCCTCAAGTGGTATTATTGTGGCGACAAAAACAGGAAGCACAGGGTGGTTAAGTTCGATTTTCAATATGGCGTCGGGTTTATTAAAAGCAAAAGATGTCCATTATCCTGTCTTTCGGGAAGACGACCTTTTTTTCGTGGTTCGTGAACCTTATAAAAGTCGGAGCACCCAGACGGGTATCTGTGGGGGGAGATTGAAAAAAGGAGAAAAGATTTTTGTCGAATCTATGATGCCGTCAAAGGGGTTGATATTTAGTGACGGAATTGAGCAGGATTTTTTACAATTCAATAGCGGTGCTATTGCTGAGATCGGTCTGTCAGAACAAACAGCTCAACTGGTCACAGGGCCTTCCCGCCGGAAAAATAAAAATTAA
- a CDS encoding SPFH domain-containing protein produces the protein MFGFNHIQFDAMTYVIHYKNGSVSKEGRGLSFFYFAPKSSIVAIPMGSNDLPFIFNENTADYQQVKIQGQISYKIVDPRALANILDFTVTPAGQYKKNETEKLNQRIINMAQTSTSSFIHQLSLKKAIRSAKQIENNIREGLKGSETIQMMGIEILGINIVAVQATPEMARALETETRERLQQQADEAIYERRNFAVEQERKIKESELNTEIAVEEKHKQISEKKMEAEVQQAENSRTLREMQIAADIAIEAQRKQLIQQKAENDRKQADTQGYVLESSLKPYKEMDWKILSALNGRQDAKNNIALAFRELAENAQKIGSLNISPELLQSILKSKSE, from the coding sequence ATGTTTGGTTTTAATCACATCCAGTTCGACGCCATGACGTATGTCATCCACTACAAAAACGGCAGCGTCTCCAAAGAAGGAAGAGGCCTGTCATTTTTCTATTTTGCGCCCAAAAGCTCCATAGTAGCTATTCCAATGGGAAGCAATGACCTACCCTTTATTTTCAATGAAAACACAGCCGATTATCAACAGGTTAAAATTCAGGGGCAAATCAGTTATAAGATTGTTGACCCAAGAGCTTTGGCAAACATTTTAGATTTTACGGTAACGCCAGCAGGACAGTATAAAAAAAATGAAACCGAGAAGTTAAACCAGCGCATCATTAATATGGCGCAGACATCTACTTCTTCATTTATACATCAATTATCGCTAAAGAAAGCTATTCGTTCAGCTAAACAGATAGAAAATAATATCCGGGAAGGCCTTAAAGGCTCTGAAACGATACAGATGATGGGGATAGAAATACTGGGAATCAATATAGTCGCCGTGCAGGCTACTCCCGAAATGGCCCGTGCGCTGGAAACTGAAACCCGTGAACGTTTGCAGCAACAGGCAGATGAAGCTATATATGAGCGTAGAAACTTCGCAGTAGAGCAAGAAAGAAAAATCAAAGAGTCAGAACTCAATACAGAGATTGCCGTAGAAGAAAAACATAAACAGATCTCCGAGAAGAAAATGGAAGCAGAGGTGCAACAAGCTGAGAATAGCCGGACATTAAGAGAAATGCAAATCGCTGCAGATATTGCTATCGAGGCGCAAAGAAAACAACTGATCCAGCAAAAAGCAGAGAATGATCGAAAACAGGCAGACACCCAGGGCTATGTATTGGAATCTTCCCTGAAGCCTTACAAAGAAATGGACTGGAAAATACTCAGTGCCCTTAATGGGAGACAAGATGCAAAAAATAATATCGCACTGGCTTTCCGGGAACTGGCAGAAAATGCGCAGAAAATCGGCAGCCTGAATATTAGTCCCGAACTCTTGCAGTCTATTCTTAAAAGTAAAAGCGAATAA
- a CDS encoding NUDIX hydrolase, producing MQQIKVSVDAVVFGYFEKSSLHLLLIRRNIEPFKNQWAIPGGLVQEDEDIDTAALRELEEEAGIRPGYLEQLYTFGQVQRDPRGRVVSVAYYGLVNPSYHKLKADTDAADARWFSIDKLPILAFDHQHIVEQALNRLRSKIKYAPVGFNLLHDEFSFSDLEDLYQTIIGQPIDRRNFRKKILSFGLLEQTPRFRKEGSGRPGRLYTFNQQKYQELTDKGFFFEI from the coding sequence ATGCAGCAAATAAAAGTCTCTGTAGATGCCGTTGTATTCGGGTATTTTGAAAAAAGTTCCCTCCACCTTTTATTGATCCGGAGAAATATTGAGCCCTTTAAAAATCAATGGGCTATTCCCGGAGGCCTTGTACAGGAAGACGAAGATATAGATACGGCAGCGCTCAGAGAACTGGAAGAAGAAGCTGGAATACGGCCAGGATATCTGGAACAGTTATATACATTTGGGCAGGTACAAAGGGATCCAAGAGGCAGAGTGGTATCAGTTGCCTATTATGGTCTGGTCAACCCTTCTTACCATAAATTGAAAGCTGACACAGACGCCGCAGATGCACGTTGGTTTAGTATAGACAAGTTACCTATACTCGCCTTCGACCATCAGCACATTGTTGAACAAGCTTTAAACCGGCTAAGAAGCAAAATTAAATATGCACCTGTCGGCTTTAACCTGTTACATGATGAATTCTCTTTTTCTGATTTGGAAGACCTCTATCAGACAATAATAGGCCAACCAATTGACCGCAGAAACTTCAGAAAAAAAATACTGAGTTTCGGGTTACTGGAGCAAACACCCAGATTTAGAAAAGAAGGAAGTGGCCGACCCGGGCGTCTATACACATTTAACCAACAAAAATACCAGGAGCTTACCGATAAGGGATTTTTCTTTGAAATATAA
- a CDS encoding FecR family protein, translating to MIDKSILRKFKNNECSPSEKQELLQLFKEHPELLEEVMSEEEWNAFHLSDNKNSEVLFKEIYSNIETEMGPTPNRSVDYKRYIGIAVIVVCALVIGKYYFMDRGAQMETTRLVQAIQGHKDTTVINQSNTARKIPLPDGSLVKLFPGSSIRYQKEFADTKRNIALNGKGVFYAARDDHRPFTVYAGNIATTALGTVFMISADQASGKVDVHLFKGKVAIRKYQHDSLSQVIKYLSPGSSYSNVTEKTIQKPIEKRTNDTHARRSTRFFFNFKNSPLEDLLDSLSQQTGIQFHYKEKEIRDMTFTGAYDNKDQTVDELLTTIGTLNGFVIEKKDSTNYIINVKR from the coding sequence ATGATAGACAAAAGCATTTTACGGAAATTTAAAAATAATGAATGCTCACCCTCAGAAAAACAGGAATTGCTTCAGCTGTTCAAAGAACATCCTGAACTTCTGGAGGAAGTCATGAGTGAAGAGGAGTGGAACGCCTTCCATCTATCAGACAACAAGAACAGTGAGGTGTTATTTAAAGAGATATACAGCAATATTGAAACGGAGATGGGTCCAACACCGAACCGTTCTGTCGACTATAAAAGATACATAGGCATCGCTGTTATCGTAGTTTGTGCTTTGGTCATCGGTAAATATTACTTTATGGACAGAGGCGCTCAAATGGAGACGACAAGGCTGGTCCAGGCGATTCAGGGGCATAAAGATACAACGGTTATAAATCAGTCAAATACGGCCCGAAAGATACCACTGCCCGACGGTTCACTGGTTAAACTATTTCCGGGCAGCAGTATTCGTTATCAGAAGGAATTTGCCGACACAAAAAGGAATATTGCGCTTAACGGGAAAGGGGTATTCTATGCCGCAAGAGACGATCATAGGCCTTTTACGGTTTACGCCGGCAACATTGCGACAACTGCTTTAGGCACCGTCTTTATGATTTCAGCCGACCAGGCATCCGGAAAGGTCGACGTCCACTTATTTAAAGGCAAAGTCGCCATCAGAAAATATCAGCACGACAGTCTCAGCCAGGTAATAAAATATCTTTCCCCAGGATCAAGCTACTCAAATGTAACTGAAAAGACAATTCAGAAGCCGATTGAGAAAAGAACGAATGATACCCATGCCCGGCGCAGTACCCGGTTCTTTTTTAATTTCAAAAACAGCCCATTAGAGGATCTGTTAGATAGCCTGAGCCAGCAAACCGGCATACAGTTCCATTATAAGGAAAAAGAGATTCGGGATATGACATTTACAGGTGCATATGATAACAAAGATCAAACTGTTGATGAGCTGCTCACGACCATTGGCACACTCAACGGCTTTGTCATAGAAAAGAAAGATAGCACAAACTATATAATAAACGTTAAGCGATAA